GCGATGGCGCAACGCTATCCGGCGGCCTATGACGGCATCGTCGTCGGCGCCCCGGTTATCGACAAGGCCGTGAATGACAGCATGTATCACGCTTGGGGCATTCACGTGAACACTGGGGCAGACGCTCAGGCGATCCTGACCGCCGACAAGATTCCGGCACTGCACCAACTCGTGATGGACACCTGCGCCGACGAAGGCGGCCTGATCCAAGACGAACGCCTGTGCAATTTCGAGCCGGCGGCCTTGCAATGCGAGGGCGACGACACCGCGGAGTGCTTGACCGCGGCGCAAGTAAAGGTTGTCGAGCAAGTCTATCGTGGGCCGAATAGCGGCGAGACGTTGTTTTCCGCAGGCAAGATGCCGAAAGGATCAGAGTTGGCTTGGGTGGGAACATTCATCCCGGAAGCGGCGGACGGTCCGATGGACACCTCGCTTGGGGATGCGGCATGGTCATTCGAATACCCGCGCTATGGGAGCAGCTTTGACGCACCGACAGGTCTGGATTTCGAGATGATCGAATATGACCAGGCCACCTACGATCGCCTTTCCGAGTTGAGCCAATTGAACGATCCGAACAATCCCGACCTCGCACCGTTCCGCCATGCCGGGGGCAAGATGATACTCTGGGTCGGTTCCGCAGATCCTGGGGTTCCGCTGCGGAGCACGCTTAACTACGTCACTGCCGTGAAGGAGCAGATGGGCGAGGTCGACGATTTCATGAGCTTCTACATGCTTCCTGGCGTCAATCATTGCGGCGCTGGACCCAACGAGGCCACGTTGGACATGTTGAGCCCGATGATCGACTGGGTGGAAGGCGGCACTGCACCGGATGAAATTGTCTACAGCATCCTGCTTGATGACGGAACGACTGCGACCCGGCCGGTCCATCCATATCCTTCGATGGTCACCTATGAGGGCAGCGGTGACGTGAACCAGGCCGCGGCCTGGCAGAGAGGCGAGCTTCCGATGGGTCTGGAAGAGTCGCTCGACTGGGCGGGCTTGAAAAACTACCGTCCCGGCAACACGACCTGGTGCGATTGGGAAGGTGCATCCCTGATCTGCGAAACGCGCTGAACGGCCACAATCATCGGCGCTCCCTATGCGTATCTGGAGCGCCGTATGATCTTAACTGACGAATATTCTGAGCAGCAGTGAGGTCACGCAGGGTCCAAGATGCTATTTGGAAGAGGGAAACGGATTAATCCAGCGGCACGCCCTTGGGCAGCGCAAGACGCTTCTGCGCGGCGATCCGGAACGGCGAGTTCGGCGCGCCATAGCCCGCGTAGCTGCCCCGGCGCTCGACGATCTCGAAGAACAGCCCGCCGGCCATCGCGCGGCTGTAGAGCTGCCGGAAGCTGCCCCGCTCGTCCTCGTCATAGAGGATGTTGAGCGCCTGCATCCGCGCCAGCTCATCCGGCGCCAGCTCGAAGCGGCTGGCAAGATCGTCGTAGTAATTCGCCGGGATCGACAGTGCCGCGAAGCCCGCGGCGCTCAGCGCCTCGGCGGTGGCGAACATGTCGTCCGTCGCGAAGGCGATGTGCTGCACCGGCGCCCCGAAGCTTTCCGCAAGGAAAGAGCCCGCCACGGTGCGATGGGTCTCGGCGCCGTTAAGCGTGATGCGGAAGGCCCCGTCCGGCGCGGCCAGCGCCTGCGAGCGGACCAGCCCGTCGGGGTCGATGACATCGACCATCGGCGCCTTTTCCATGCCGAGCAGCGAGCTGTAGAACAGCGACCAGCTCAACATCTCGTCATAGGTCATGGTCTGCGCGATGTGATCGACGCGGCGCAGCCCGGCGCCCTGCGGGCCGTTGCGGTCGGCGCCGAATTCCTCGGACCAGACCCCGGCGTGCGAGGCGTCGAGGAAATGCAACAGGCTGCCGCCGAGGCCGCGGATCGCGGGAATGTCGAGCTGGCCGACGGCGGGAGCCTGCGCGAAGGAGCTTGCGCCGAGCGCCGTCGCGCGCTCCAGCGTCTAGAACGAAGAGCCGACGGTGATGCCGACATCGCAGACCGAGGTGCCATGCATGTTGAAGGCGGAGCCGGCGAAATCGCCCTCTTCCTCGTTGACCACAATGCGGATGTCGCCCTGCTGCCAGAGGGTGATCGCTTTGGCGACGTGGCGGCCGGTCTCGGCGAAGCCAAGCGCCGCGAGCTGCGCGCGCAGCTTGTCGCCCTCGGCCCCGCGCGTCGCAAACTCGACGAAAGCGGTACCCTCAAGCTTCTGGCGCGGCGGGATGATCGGCAGATCGGCGCGCGCCTCGGGCTCGGTGCGGCGCACATCGTCCAGCAGCGTGACCAGCGCGCGGTAACCGTCGCGGGCGATGGTGCGGGGGCTGCCGCCGCGGAACTGGTCGTTGAAGATCTCGAGGCTGACCGGCCCGGTATAGCCCGCCGCCACCACGGCGCGCATGAAGTCGGTCACCGGCAGGTCGCCCTCGCCCGGCATGTTGCGGAAGTGCCGCGACCAATAGAGCAGGTCCATGTCGATCTTCGGCGCATCGGCCATCTGCACGAAGAAGATCTTGTCGCCCGGAACCTGGCGGATCGAATTGGGGTCGAGGCCGCGGCCCAGCGTGTGGAAGCTGTCGACGATCAGACCGACGTTTTGGTGATCGGCGCGGCGCACGATCTCCCAGGCGTCGCGGTGGTCGTTGACGTAGCGGCCCCAGGCCAGCGCCTCGTAGCCGACCCGAAGGCCGCGCGCCGCCGCGCGCTGCCCGAGCTCGCGCAGGTCGTCCGCCGCCCGCTCGACCCCGCCGAGCGCCTTGGGATGCAGCGAGGAGCAGACCAGCATGAGTTCGGCCCCCAGTTCCTGCATCAGGTCGAACTTGCGCTCTGCCCGGTCGAAGGCCCGGGTCCGCAGAGCGCCCGGCAGCCCCTCGAAATCGCGGAACGGCTGGAAGAGGTCGATCGACAGCCCGTGGTCGCGGATGCGGTTGCCGACGTCGCGCGCGCTGCCGCTGTCGGTGATGTAATCCTGCTCGAAGATCTCGATCCCGTCGAAGCCCGCCGCCGAGATCGCCTCGAGAGCGTGCCCGAGATCGAGACCGTTGCGATGCAGGTTTTCATTCGGCATCTCCCTTTTCCAACAGCGCCGCGCGCAGCGCGACCTCGTCGAGCCCCAGGCCTGAGAACAGCGACCAGGCGTGCACGCCCTGGAAGAAGAAGAGCTCCCATCCCGAGATCAGCTTCAGCCCGGCGGCTCCGGCAGCCTGTAGGAACTGCGTGTGGACGGGCGTGTAGACGGCGTCGAAAACCCAGCCGGCGCCGGTCATGGCCCTGGGCGCGACCGGCGTGCCCTCGTAGCCGACCATGCCCACGGGAGTGCAGTTGATCACACCGCTGCAGCCTTCGGCGGCCTTCTCGGCGCTGAGCCAGATGCTGATCTCCATGTCCGGCGCGACCGACTTCAGCGCCTCGGTCAGCGCTTCGGCCTTGGCCGGATCGCGGTCGACGAGGCGCAGTCTGCGGGTTCCAAGGCCCGCAAGCCCGAAAGCCACCGCGCGACCGACCCCGCCGGTGCCGATCATCAGTACGGTTCCGGTAGGCGTCTCGCCCATCACCCGGCGATAGGCCGACATGAAGCCCGAATAGTCGGTGTTGAACCCCTTGGGGCGGGCTCCGCCGAAGATCACCGTGTTCACCGCGCCCACGGCGCGCATCAGCGGATCATCGACCTCGACCTTGCCGGCGGCGATCTCCTTGTAGGGGTAGGTCACGTTGAT
The Alloyangia pacifica DNA segment above includes these coding regions:
- a CDS encoding tannase/feruloyl esterase family alpha/beta hydrolase → MVLVSVVSTPKPLAAQEAIAPATACESLVELDLRDLEGAPSRVDGAEVVEIEGKGPHCVVNGYSASDVRFEVRMPVEAWTGRFLMLGCGGYCGGINADPSSNQSRALSDCEPVTRGEVVTASSDLGHRRSPQWFPDMLWALGNPGAIVDFAYEGMNKSTIVSKALIEAYYGQPAAANYFVGCSDGGRQGLAMAQRYPAAYDGIVVGAPVIDKAVNDSMYHAWGIHVNTGADAQAILTADKIPALHQLVMDTCADEGGLIQDERLCNFEPAALQCEGDDTAECLTAAQVKVVEQVYRGPNSGETLFSAGKMPKGSELAWVGTFIPEAADGPMDTSLGDAAWSFEYPRYGSSFDAPTGLDFEMIEYDQATYDRLSELSQLNDPNNPDLAPFRHAGGKMILWVGSADPGVPLRSTLNYVTAVKEQMGEVDDFMSFYMLPGVNHCGAGPNEATLDMLSPMIDWVEGGTAPDEIVYSILLDDGTTATRPVHPYPSMVTYEGSGDVNQAAAWQRGELPMGLEESLDWAGLKNYRPGNTTWCDWEGASLICETR
- a CDS encoding shikimate dehydrogenase family protein, which codes for MTTCETLKLGLIGDNIARSRSPLLHRLAGEQNGVEVTYDRLVPKDMGQSFDEIFDACEGEGFRGINVTYPYKEIAAGKVEVDDPLMRAVGAVNTVIFGGARPKGFNTDYSGFMSAYRRVMGETPTGTVLMIGTGGVGRAVAFGLAGLGTRRLRLVDRDPAKAEALTEALKSVAPDMEISIWLSAEKAAEGCSGVINCTPVGMVGYEGTPVAPRAMTGAGWVFDAVYTPVHTQFLQAAGAAGLKLISGWELFFFQGVHAWSLFSGLGLDEVALRAALLEKGDAE